The following are encoded together in the Mycolicibacterium arabiense genome:
- the cobN gene encoding cobaltochelatase subunit CobN gives MAPTPSVPTVLLLSTSDTDLIAARASGANYRWANPSRLIDGELAGLLADVQVVVVRILGGYRAWEDGIDEVVASGIPTVVISGEQVPDADLMSHSSVPAGVALETHVYLAQGGVANFAQLHAFLSDTILMTGYGFSPPVSTPTWGVLDCPEGYESTNDGPRVAILFYRAQYLAGNTAYIGALCHAIDAAGGRPVPIYCASLRTAEPELLDLLAGVDAMVTTVLAAGGATPAAVGAGGSDENWNVAHLAALDIPILQGLCLTSSRHAWESNDDGMSPLDVATQVAVPEFDGRVITVPFSFKEIDDDGLISYVADPERCARVAGLAVRHARLRHVAPADKRVALVFSAYPTKHARIGNAVGLDTPASAVVLLRAMRDAGYDIGEVPGVDAGDGDALVHALIERGGQDPDWLTEEKLAANPIRVSAAEYREWFATLPEDFADAIVEHWGPPPGELFVDRSNDPDGEIVIAAMKSGNVVILVQPPRGFGENPVAIYHDPDLPPSHHYLAAYRWLDRDFADGFGADAVVHIGKHGNLEWLPGKTLGMSAGCGTDAALGDMPLIYPFLVNDPGEGTQAKRRAHAILVDHLIPPMARAESYGDIARLEQLLDEHSMISTLDPAKLPAIRQQIWTLMRAAKMDHDLGLEDRPDEDVFDDMLLHVDGWLCEIKDVQIRDGLHVLGQAPAGDVELDLVLAILRARQLFGGEQNVPGLREALGLAEDGQDSRTSVDAAEEKARELVAALQESGWDAEAVDGITSDLAVASVLRFAATEVVPRLRGTAREVDQILHALGGGFIDSGPSGSPLRGLVNVLPTGRNFYSVDPKAVPSRLAWETGVALADSLLERYRTDHGEWPRSVGLSVWGTSAMRTSGDDVAEVLALLGARPVWDEASRRVVDLEAVSLAELGRPRIDVTVRISGFFRDAFPHVVAMLDDAVRLVAGLDEADEHNYVRAHTSVDLADHGDQRRATTRIFGSKPGTYGAGLLQLIDSRNWRDDQDLAEVYTAWGGFAYGRDLDGAPATADMNANYRRIAVAAKNTDTREHDIADSDDYFQYHGGMIATVRALTGKAPAAYIGDNTRPESVRTRTLSEETTRVFRARVVNPRWMAAMRRHGYKGAFEMAATVDYLFGYDATAGVMADWMYERLAGEYVLDDENRKFMAESNPWAMHGMAERLLEAAGRGMWESPEPATLDALKQVLLETEGDLEG, from the coding sequence GTGGCTCCCACTCCGTCGGTTCCGACCGTCCTGCTGCTGTCGACGTCCGATACCGATCTGATCGCCGCGCGTGCCAGCGGCGCCAACTACCGCTGGGCCAACCCGTCCCGCCTGATCGACGGTGAACTCGCAGGACTCCTCGCCGACGTCCAGGTGGTCGTGGTGCGCATCCTCGGTGGCTACCGGGCGTGGGAGGACGGCATCGACGAAGTCGTCGCGTCCGGCATCCCCACGGTCGTCATCAGCGGTGAACAGGTGCCCGACGCCGATCTGATGAGCCATTCGTCGGTGCCCGCGGGCGTCGCACTGGAGACGCACGTCTACCTCGCCCAGGGCGGCGTGGCCAACTTCGCCCAGCTGCACGCGTTCCTCTCCGACACGATCCTGATGACGGGGTACGGCTTCAGCCCGCCGGTCAGCACGCCCACCTGGGGAGTCCTGGACTGTCCGGAGGGGTACGAGTCCACCAACGACGGCCCGCGCGTCGCGATCCTCTTCTACCGCGCGCAATATCTGGCCGGCAACACGGCGTACATCGGTGCGCTGTGCCACGCCATCGACGCGGCGGGTGGCCGCCCCGTGCCCATCTACTGCGCCTCGCTGCGCACCGCCGAACCCGAACTGCTCGACCTGCTCGCAGGCGTCGACGCGATGGTCACCACGGTGCTCGCCGCCGGCGGTGCCACGCCGGCCGCGGTGGGCGCCGGCGGCAGCGACGAGAATTGGAACGTCGCGCATCTCGCGGCACTCGACATCCCGATCCTGCAGGGGCTGTGTCTGACGTCGTCGCGGCATGCCTGGGAATCCAACGACGACGGCATGTCGCCGCTCGACGTCGCCACCCAGGTCGCGGTGCCCGAGTTCGACGGCCGCGTGATCACGGTTCCGTTCTCGTTCAAGGAGATCGACGACGACGGACTGATCTCCTACGTCGCCGACCCCGAGCGGTGCGCGCGGGTGGCGGGTCTGGCGGTGCGGCATGCGCGGTTGCGCCACGTCGCACCGGCCGACAAGCGCGTGGCGCTGGTGTTCTCGGCCTACCCCACCAAGCACGCCAGGATCGGCAACGCCGTCGGACTCGACACCCCTGCCAGCGCGGTCGTCCTGTTGCGGGCGATGCGCGACGCGGGCTACGACATCGGCGAAGTTCCCGGCGTCGACGCAGGCGATGGAGATGCACTCGTACACGCCCTGATCGAGCGTGGCGGCCAAGATCCGGACTGGCTGACCGAGGAGAAGCTGGCAGCCAACCCGATCCGAGTGTCGGCCGCCGAGTATCGAGAATGGTTCGCGACGCTGCCAGAAGACTTCGCCGACGCGATCGTCGAGCACTGGGGTCCGCCCCCCGGCGAGTTGTTCGTCGACCGCAGCAACGACCCCGACGGTGAGATCGTCATCGCCGCAATGAAGTCCGGCAACGTGGTGATTTTGGTCCAGCCCCCGCGCGGGTTCGGCGAGAACCCCGTGGCGATCTATCACGACCCCGACCTGCCGCCGAGTCACCACTACCTGGCGGCGTACCGATGGCTCGACCGTGACTTCGCCGACGGCTTCGGGGCCGACGCGGTGGTCCACATCGGCAAGCACGGCAACCTGGAATGGCTGCCGGGCAAGACCCTCGGCATGTCGGCGGGCTGCGGCACCGACGCGGCGCTGGGCGACATGCCGCTGATCTACCCGTTCCTCGTCAACGATCCGGGGGAGGGCACCCAGGCCAAGCGCCGCGCGCACGCCATCCTGGTCGACCACCTGATTCCGCCGATGGCGCGCGCCGAGAGCTACGGCGACATCGCCCGCCTCGAACAGCTTCTCGACGAACACTCGATGATCTCGACGCTCGACCCGGCGAAGCTGCCTGCGATCCGACAGCAGATCTGGACGTTGATGCGCGCCGCCAAGATGGATCACGACCTCGGGCTGGAGGACCGCCCGGATGAGGACGTCTTCGACGACATGCTGCTGCACGTCGACGGCTGGCTCTGCGAGATCAAGGACGTGCAGATCCGCGACGGTCTGCACGTGCTGGGCCAGGCGCCTGCCGGCGACGTCGAACTCGACCTGGTGCTGGCCATCCTGCGCGCCCGCCAGCTCTTCGGTGGTGAGCAGAACGTGCCGGGACTGCGGGAGGCGCTGGGACTGGCCGAAGACGGTCAGGACAGTCGCACCTCGGTCGACGCCGCGGAGGAGAAGGCGCGCGAACTGGTCGCGGCGCTGCAGGAGTCCGGTTGGGACGCCGAGGCGGTCGACGGGATCACCTCCGATCTCGCCGTCGCGTCGGTGCTTCGCTTCGCCGCCACCGAGGTGGTGCCGCGACTGCGGGGCACGGCACGGGAGGTCGACCAGATCCTGCACGCGCTGGGCGGCGGCTTCATCGACTCCGGTCCGTCGGGGTCGCCGCTGCGCGGCCTGGTCAACGTGCTCCCGACGGGCCGAAATTTCTACTCCGTCGACCCCAAGGCGGTGCCGTCCCGGCTCGCATGGGAAACCGGTGTGGCGCTTGCCGATTCACTACTGGAGCGGTACCGCACCGACCACGGCGAGTGGCCGCGTTCGGTGGGGCTGTCGGTGTGGGGCACCTCGGCGATGCGGACGTCGGGTGACGACGTCGCCGAAGTACTCGCCCTGCTCGGGGCGCGACCGGTTTGGGACGAGGCGTCGCGGCGGGTCGTCGATCTCGAGGCGGTGTCACTGGCCGAACTCGGCCGACCGCGCATCGACGTCACGGTGCGGATCTCCGGCTTCTTCCGGGACGCGTTCCCGCACGTGGTCGCCATGCTCGACGACGCAGTTCGTCTCGTAGCCGGACTCGACGAAGCCGACGAACACAACTACGTGCGCGCCCACACGTCGGTCGACTTGGCCGACCACGGCGACCAGCGGCGCGCGACCACCCGGATCTTCGGGTCCAAGCCCGGCACCTACGGCGCGGGTCTGCTGCAGCTGATCGACAGCCGCAACTGGCGTGACGACCAGGATCTGGCCGAGGTGTACACGGCCTGGGGCGGTTTCGCCTACGGCCGCGACCTCGACGGTGCACCCGCCACCGCCGACATGAACGCGAACTACCGCCGCATCGCGGTCGCCGCGAAGAACACCGACACCCGCGAACACGACATCGCCGACTCCGACGACTACTTCCAGTACCACGGCGGCATGATCGCGACCGTCCGCGCGCTGACCGGGAAGGCTCCGGCCGCCTACATCGGGGACAACACCCGGCCCGAATCGGTCCGCACCCGCACCCTGTCGGAGGAGACCACCCGGGTGTTCCGGGCGCGCGTCGTCAACCCGCGCTGGATGGCGGCCATGCGGCGCCACGGCTACAAGGGTGCGTTCGAGATGGCGGCGACGGTCGACTACCTGTTCGGCTACGACGCCACCGCGGGTGTCATGGCGGACTGGATGTACGAGCGCCTCGCCGGCGAGTACGTGCTCGACGACGAGAACCGCAAGTTCATGGCCGAGTCGAACCCCTGGGCGATGCACGGAATGGCCGAGCGCCTCCTCGAAGCCGCGGGCCGCGGGATGTGGGAGTCGCCGGAACCGGCGACCCTCGACGCGTTGAAGCAGGTGCTGCTCGAGACCGAGGGCGACCTGGAGGGGTGA
- a CDS encoding FxsA family protein, with the protein MAMRLFLVYVLAELAVVVGLASTIGFGWTLLILVGTFAMGLALAGSQAKRQIRKLQSGLATPQGAVTDGALVALGSVLTMVPGLLTSVLGLILLLPPTRALARPAVAALAARQLGRMPLIVTSAGPGGFRTTRRDYVDGEVVDVVDVTDVQQPGLPGTTGRPPVD; encoded by the coding sequence ATGGCTATGCGGCTCTTCCTGGTGTACGTCCTCGCCGAACTGGCGGTGGTCGTCGGCCTCGCGTCGACGATCGGCTTCGGCTGGACCCTGCTGATCCTGGTGGGCACCTTCGCGATGGGGCTGGCACTGGCCGGTTCGCAGGCCAAGCGTCAGATCCGCAAGCTGCAGTCCGGGCTGGCCACGCCCCAGGGCGCGGTCACCGACGGCGCACTGGTCGCGCTGGGCAGCGTGCTGACCATGGTGCCCGGGCTGCTGACTTCGGTACTCGGGCTGATCCTGCTACTTCCGCCCACCCGGGCGCTGGCACGTCCCGCAGTGGCGGCACTGGCGGCACGCCAGCTGGGCCGCATGCCCCTGATCGTCACGTCGGCAGGCCCGGGCGGGTTCCGCACCACGCGCCGGGACTACGTCGACGGCGAGGTCGTCGACGTCGTCGACGTCACCGACGTCCAGCAGCCGGGACTCCCCGGTACGACCGGCCGACCGCCCGTCGACTGA
- a CDS encoding PPOX class F420-dependent oxidoreductase, with amino-acid sequence MPVTFADVAKSEYILLTTFTKDGRPKPTAIWAAPAGDALIAITQEKSWKVKRIRNTPRVTIAECDRGGKPKGEAVEARATILPKSANGKTYDAIGKRYGLIGKTFNVFSKLRGGMTKNVTIELTAAGDPGAS; translated from the coding sequence ATGCCCGTGACCTTCGCCGACGTCGCCAAGTCCGAGTACATCCTGCTCACCACCTTCACCAAGGACGGCAGGCCGAAGCCCACCGCCATCTGGGCTGCCCCTGCGGGTGACGCCCTGATCGCGATCACCCAGGAGAAGTCCTGGAAGGTCAAGCGGATTCGCAACACCCCGCGGGTGACGATCGCCGAGTGCGACCGCGGCGGCAAGCCGAAGGGCGAAGCCGTCGAGGCCAGGGCGACGATCCTGCCGAAGTCGGCGAACGGGAAGACCTACGACGCGATCGGCAAGCGTTACGGGTTGATCGGCAAGACGTTCAACGTGTTCTCGAAGTTGCGCGGTGGCATGACCAAGAACGTGACGATCGAACTGACTGCCGCCGGGGACCCGGGGGCGAGCTGA
- a CDS encoding PPOX class F420-dependent oxidoreductase, with the protein MAPEFKDVYGEKYLLLTTFTKDGRPKPTPVWGVPDGDRLVISTDAGSWKTKRINNTPRVTIQKCGVLGKVKGEPVEAVARNLPESETRRVFDMVTRRYWWHAWWWIPQARLRGGVDKVHAAIEVRAADPADPAGPASPAPSGT; encoded by the coding sequence ATGGCACCGGAGTTCAAGGACGTCTACGGCGAGAAGTACCTGCTGCTGACCACGTTCACCAAGGACGGGCGGCCCAAGCCGACCCCGGTGTGGGGCGTTCCCGACGGCGACAGGCTGGTCATCAGCACCGACGCAGGGTCGTGGAAGACCAAGCGCATCAACAACACTCCGCGCGTCACCATCCAGAAGTGCGGCGTGCTCGGCAAGGTGAAGGGTGAGCCGGTCGAGGCCGTGGCCCGCAACCTGCCGGAGTCGGAGACCCGGCGGGTGTTCGACATGGTGACCAGGCGCTACTGGTGGCACGCGTGGTGGTGGATCCCGCAGGCGCGCCTGCGCGGGGGAGTCGACAAGGTGCACGCGGCCATCGAGGTGCGGGCGGCAGACCCGGCAGACCCGGCGGGCCCGGCGAGCCCGGCGCCCTCCGGAACCTGA
- a CDS encoding amidohydrolase yields MPDATAMAVTDGADAAVRWLGSDEVGRVQFPDAEVVDLEGGFVAPAFVDSHVHLTSTGLNVGGLDLRGATSLEDLVRLVGEYARRNPDGPIWGHGWDETAWPRPVPPTTADLDGVVGDRPAYLARVDVHSAAASTALRRLAPEAQSATGWHGERPLTAAAHHLIRAEARRLLTPAQLDAARLAALDLAARSGIVAVHECAGPEIGGLDDWLAVRALDHGVDVVGYWGEAVDSAERARELVAATGAAGLAGDLFVDGALGSHTAWLHEPYADADTCGNAYLDVDAVEAHLAACTDVGVPAGFHVIGDAAVATVVAALDRLVTRFGAPAVARCGHRLEHLEMVSAEQAARLGAWGVIASVQPNFDALWGGTDGMYAQRLGAERALGLNPYALLASSGVPLAFGSDSPVTGVDPWATVRAAVHHRTPGSAVSARAAFSAATRGAWRAAGIRDGVTGTLVPGAPASYAVWDLPGGADDLEVAAPSDTVARWSTEPNSRVPALPSLDPSRALPTCRTTVHRGAVLHG; encoded by the coding sequence ATGCCGGACGCCACGGCGATGGCGGTGACCGACGGCGCGGACGCCGCGGTGCGGTGGCTGGGTTCCGACGAGGTCGGCCGCGTCCAGTTCCCCGACGCCGAGGTCGTCGACCTCGAGGGCGGCTTCGTCGCCCCGGCGTTCGTCGACAGCCACGTGCACCTGACGTCGACCGGACTCAACGTCGGTGGCCTAGACCTGCGCGGTGCCACCTCGCTGGAGGATCTCGTCCGGCTGGTCGGCGAGTACGCGCGCCGCAATCCCGATGGACCGATCTGGGGGCACGGGTGGGACGAGACCGCGTGGCCGCGACCCGTGCCGCCGACCACGGCCGACCTCGACGGCGTGGTCGGTGACCGGCCCGCGTACCTCGCGCGCGTCGACGTCCACTCGGCGGCCGCGTCGACCGCCCTGCGGCGCCTGGCGCCCGAGGCCCAGAGCGCGACGGGTTGGCACGGTGAGCGGCCACTGACCGCGGCCGCCCATCACCTGATCCGGGCCGAGGCCCGGCGACTGCTGACGCCTGCGCAGCTGGACGCGGCACGCCTTGCGGCGCTGGACCTGGCGGCGCGGTCGGGGATCGTCGCCGTGCACGAGTGCGCGGGTCCGGAGATCGGCGGGCTCGACGACTGGCTCGCGGTGCGCGCGCTGGACCACGGCGTCGACGTCGTCGGCTACTGGGGCGAGGCGGTCGACTCGGCTGAGCGCGCCCGTGAACTGGTCGCCGCGACGGGGGCGGCCGGCCTGGCAGGCGATCTGTTCGTCGACGGCGCGCTCGGTTCGCACACGGCCTGGCTGCACGAGCCGTACGCCGACGCGGACACGTGCGGGAACGCCTATCTCGACGTCGACGCGGTCGAAGCCCACCTGGCCGCGTGCACCGACGTCGGTGTGCCCGCCGGATTCCACGTCATCGGCGACGCCGCGGTTGCGACGGTCGTGGCGGCCCTCGACCGCCTCGTCACCCGCTTCGGGGCTCCGGCGGTCGCGCGGTGCGGTCACCGCCTCGAGCACCTCGAGATGGTGTCGGCGGAGCAAGCGGCCCGGCTCGGTGCATGGGGTGTCATCGCCAGCGTGCAGCCCAATTTCGACGCGCTGTGGGGCGGTACGGACGGCATGTACGCCCAGCGCCTCGGCGCCGAACGAGCGCTCGGGCTCAACCCGTACGCCCTGTTAGCATCCTCAGGCGTGCCCCTCGCCTTCGGTTCGGATTCGCCCGTGACCGGCGTCGATCCATGGGCCACCGTGCGCGCGGCAGTGCATCACCGCACACCGGGCAGTGCGGTGTCGGCCCGTGCGGCGTTCTCCGCGGCAACCCGCGGCGCCTGGCGCGCGGCCGGGATCCGCGACGGAGTCACCGGCACGCTGGTGCCCGGCGCACCGGCCTCCTACGCGGTGTGGGACCTGCCCGGCGGCGCCGACGATCTCGAGGTGGCGGCGCCCAGCGACACGGTGGCGCGCTGGTCGACCGAGCCGAACTCGCGCGTGCCCGCCCTGCCGAGCCTCGACCCGTCGCGCGCGCTGCCGACCTGCCGTACGACCGTGCACCGGGGTGCGGTGCTCCATGGCTGA